In the genome of Croceimicrobium hydrocarbonivorans, one region contains:
- a CDS encoding polysaccharide deacetylase family protein → MKRIAGIFLVFMVFLSCGHVKNPQNKSSTEVLSKNQSTFNFDIEYPFIEDDSGFNMAVTFLVDSLKGQLKGLANPDSAQLSLTYKVMNASDKLISIVFTTYLYHGEAYPLPRSVVFNYDLNRKRKVKFSVDDDLNKKILSEIANAVSFYGCHTFTEIKGFRKLSDYIAFSADSLFIPLTPFVQDRLCSDKIVRIARTSDI, encoded by the coding sequence ATGAAGAGAATTGCTGGCATTTTTTTAGTGTTTATGGTGTTTTTAAGTTGTGGTCATGTTAAAAACCCCCAAAATAAAAGTAGCACGGAGGTTCTTAGTAAAAACCAAAGCACTTTCAATTTTGATATAGAGTATCCGTTTATTGAGGATGACTCCGGGTTTAACATGGCTGTTACCTTCTTGGTAGACTCATTAAAAGGACAACTGAAAGGGCTTGCTAATCCTGATTCAGCACAGTTAAGTTTGACTTATAAAGTCATGAATGCATCTGACAAACTCATATCTATAGTTTTTACAACTTATTTATATCACGGTGAGGCTTATCCCTTGCCTCGTAGTGTGGTCTTTAACTATGATTTAAACAGAAAAAGAAAGGTGAAATTTTCGGTTGATGATGACTTAAATAAAAAGATATTGTCGGAAATAGCAAACGCGGTTAGCTTTTATGGTTGTCATACATTTACTGAGATAAAAGGTTTTAGAAAGTTAAGTGACTATATAGCTTTTTCAGCTGACTCCTTGTTTATTCCTTTAACTCCATTTGTACAGGATCGACTTTGTTCGGATAAAATTGTCAGAATAGCACGTACCAGTGATATTTAG